The DNA region TGCTTGAGCACAATCCTCCAGGATGGAAAGCCCGTGCCGCTGAGCTAATTCCAGCAGAGGGTCCATATCTGCTGGCTGCCCATAGAGGTGCACTGGGATGATAGCCTTGGTCCTCTCCGTAATCTTGGCTTCTGCGTGGCGTGGGTCTATGGTGTAGTACTCGGGCTCGATGTCTACGAAGACGGGTCGGGCGCCTGTCAGGGAGACTGCCTCGGCTGTAGAGATCCACGTCAGAGCAGGGACGAGGACTTCATCACCAGGGCCGATTCTTAGTGCTCGGAGACCAATGTGGAGGGCATCGGTGCCGTTACCAACCCCAATGCAGTGACGAACGCCGTGAGCTTCAGCATAGGCGCGCTCGAACTCCTCAACATACTTGCCGCGAATGAATGCAGCGTCTGCAAGGACCTGTGCGATTGCAGCATCGATCTCTGCTTTAATACGAGCGTACTGAGCTGGGAGGTCGACGAAGGGGACTTGAACATGCATCGCTATACCTGCTGAGATAGGTCGCGCAGCTTACGGGCAGGATTCCCAGCGTAGATGCCAGGCTCTAAGATATCCTTCGTCACCACCGCTCCAGCTCCGATAACGACATCATCTACAATCCTGACGGGCAGAATCGTTGCGTTCGTGCCGATCGCGACGCGGTTGCCGACGATCGTGGGTTTCAGCAAGTCTCGGCACCCGCGGGGGGCTGGGCCGCCCGTTTGGAAAGTGTCGTTGATGAACATGACCCCATGCGAGATGAAGCAGTCGTCTCCGATAGTGACCATTTCACAGATGAAGGAGTGCGACTGGATGCGAGTGCGTTTGCCAATTCGGACTCCGCGCTGGATTTCTACAAAGGGGCCGATGAAGCAGTCGTCGTCAATGAAGCACTCGTAGAGGTTAACTGGCTCGACGACGATGACGTTCCGTCCAAAGGTGACGTCCCGAATCTGCACCTTCCAGCGAATCGGCCCGTAGCCTACCATGCTGCACTTCAGCTTTCAAGGCACTGCTGGAGTACTTGAAGGACTCCCTCAACCGTTGGCCGAGAACCTCTGTCGCCACCGACCACAACGGCCTTTGGAGAATACGGGCCGATATGGCACGGATCCGTACTCACAAAGATAGCCACTACGGGCGTTCCTACGGCAACCGCCAAGTGCATAAGCCCGGAGTCGTTGCAGACGAGGAGACGGCAACGGCTGAGGATGGCAGCAGTCTCAGGCACAGAGGTCTTCCCGGCCATGTTGATAGTAGCAGGACCGAGAGCCTGCGCAAGCGTTCTTGCCAATCCCTGCTCTTCACGGCCCCCAAGCAGTACAAGCGTATACCCTTGTGCTTGCAGCCAGCGCCCAACAGCGATGAACTGCTCATCCCCCCATCGCTTCTCCGCCCGACCGCTACCTGGATGGAGTGCTACCAGTTGGGCTCTAGGGAAGAGCTGCTGCACTCTTGGATGAGCTGCATTCGAGACGGGATATGAAGGACGGAGGCTGCCCTCAGGGATGTGCTCTCCAAGGATGCGGAGCAGGTCCAGATTCGCCTCCACGCGGTGGCGGCTCGGTTGGAGGGGGAGGAGGTGGTGGTAAATGCAGGAAAGATCTCGCTCTGGCTCGGTCGTTGGTGGAAAAGCGTGCTTCACCCGGAGTCGAGCTTGGCTAATGGCAGCAATGAGAGAGTGTCGGAGTGTATTTGCGGGTTGTGCACCGAGGAAGACATCAGCCTTGAAGCTCCAACAGCGCCACAGCACCCAGGGGAGTGTCAAGATTCCGAGAGTGCCTTCGCGGTACTGGAAGAGGCGCACACGAAAGGGCGCGAAGACTGCTGCCACTCGCTCCGAGGCTACGACGGCGGTCTCTTTTTGCGGACGACTCTGTTGCAGAGCGAGCAGCAGTGGAGTGGCCATGAGAGCGTCTCCGAGTCCGGCGCCGCAGAGGAGGAGTACCCGGCGGGCATGCCGCCATCGACTTTGGAGCTCCTCTCGGGTCAGCGGCCTAGCTTTTGCCAAGCGACACAGTAGGGCGCGGAGCAGTGCTTTCGCCTTTCGGCCTACTCTCGGTAGCCGTTGGCCCATAGGCAGCGGAGCTCTTCGGTTGACAGGCCTATGCGGATACCCTCAAAGAGGCGGTGGAGTTGGTAGGAGTTGTGCCGAAGCCCGTGGCGTGACTCTGCATACTGGCGTGCCCGCTTCCCAAGTGCTCGAAGGTCTTCTGGGTGGTTGAGAGCATCTTCCAGCTCTCGCTGTAGCAAGGTCAAGTCCCCTCGAGCACAGAACCCTAAGCCATGGCGAGTGATGACCTCTGCAGGATCCACCCAAAGAGAGTACACCGGAGTTTCTCTCAACCAGGCTTGGACGAAAGTGTTGGGGAAGCCCTCGTAGAGCCCCGTATGGAGTAGAACCCATGCACGCTCCAGCAGCCGTTCCACGTCCTCAACTGGTAGGGCACCGTAGAAAAGGAGAGTTTTCGGCAGGGAGCGCCAACGACGGAGCTCGTGAAGCTGTTCCCGGCGAGTAGCTCCAGTGACGAAGTGGAACTCTGCCCTCTCGGCGAGCGCTGTGGCGATTCGAAGAGCCGACGAGAGCTGGGCGTGGGGACGATAGTTGTGAATCCAGGCCACTAGGGGGGTGGGGTGCTTCTCTGGCGAGCGTAGCGGTTCCGGATGGAGCGTGCGGACGAGGAGTCCTATGCGCGCATACCGCTGGCGTAGCCATAAGGCCTGCTGTTCGTGTTGTACCAAGATATACGGTGCTTTGCGGAGAAGACGATGGAGTCGGGCGTCTGACCAGAGGGCGTATGGGAGCAGCAGCCATGAACGCCACCGAGGGTATCGGTAAAGAGTAAATGCTCGTGTGGTTGGAAATCGCCATCGAAGCAGCGCATCCGAAGAGATGGCGAAAACATACGGGATCTTTCGGCGTAAGGCAAACGAAAGGACGGATCCGCTCTCCTGGAGTGTGCCCCAGCCTCGCTGGTAGAGGACTTCTGGCTGTACCTCTTCGAGGACTCGTTCCACCTCCTTCTGCGGGACAGCCCAGCCATAAGGGTAAAGCGGCAGCCAATAGACAGGCGTGCCAGCCACGTCTTCCCAGCCCTGCTTTCCCTGCAGGCTGTGGCAGAGGTAGACGACCTCCCAACCGTAGTGTTGGAGAGCCTCGCCGAGGAAGCGAGTCTGCAGCTCGACTCCGCCGGCATGCTCGCTCCAGTGGCGATGCCCTGCGATGCAGAGGCGTGGCATCAGAGTGCTACCGTTGGAGAAACTCTTGGAGTAGCATTTCCCACAGCTCTTGTGGGAGGCGTGGCTGCTCGTACATCCCAGCCAACCAGCGCTGCCGAAAGGCCTCGTAGAGTGCAACGGCGCAGGCAACCGAGATGTTGAGGCTCTGCACCATCCCTACCTGTGGGATCCAGAAGACCCCATCAGCGGCCTCCAGAGCCTCTTCGGAAACCCCGCGATGCTCATTCCCGAAGACCAGAGCTGTCGGTAACGTGAGATTTAGGCTGTAGAGCGAAGGGACCTCTGAGCGGACAGCTGTTGCCCAGATTCGGTAGCCCTGGGAACGGAGTGCAGCATAGCATGTGGCGATATCTCTGTGGCGTCGGAGGATTAGCCACTTATATGCGCTGGCGGATGTTCGATGGCTGATTTCGGGGAAGGGATCTACCGTGTAGACTAAGTAGACCTCCAGGACTCCCACAGCATCGCACGTGCGGAGGACTGCTGAGACGTTGTGGGTGTCATGAACGTTCTCGAGTACGACGGTCAGATCGGGTTGACGACGGTGCAGGACTTCTGCGATCCTATCACGGCGTTGGGCCGTCCGTTCCCGTAGTGGGATCATTTATCAGCTTCGCCCATCACCGGATCGATAGAGCCAATGATAGCAACGACGTCAGCTACCATGGAGCCCTCACAGAGGTATGGCAGTGCCTGCAGGTTGGCCGCCGATGGGGAGCGGATCTTCAGCTTCCAAGGCTGGCCAGTACCGTCGGAGACAATGTAAAAGCCCAACTCGCCTTTCGGACTCTCGATCGCTGTGTATGTCTCGCCTGGTTCAGGCATAGCACCGAAGTTGATGAGCATGAAGTCGTTGATGAGTTCCTCCATGCGCGTGTAGACCCGCTCCTTTGGGGGAAGGACGAAGCGGGGATCGTGGGCCAGAACCTCCCCGGGCGGCATCTTCTCTAGGACTTGCCGTAGGATTTTGACGCTCTCTTTCATCTCCTGGATACGCACCATGTAGCGCGCCCATGAGTCTCCGTCGGGGTAGGTGATGACTTCGAAGTCCAGTTGGTCGTAGACCAAGTATGGCTCATCGCGCCTCAAGTCGCGTGGTACTCCGGAGCCTCGCAGCGATGGGCCCGTCAGTCCGAGCTGGATTGCCTTCTCGGCCGAGATGTACCCAACCCCTGCTAGGCGCTCAATGAAGATGCGGTTGCGGTGTACGACCTTCTCAAAGTAGGCCAGCTCGTGGGGGAACTGGTCCAGCCACTCTCGAATCTTCGCGAAGGCTTCTGGTGGAACGTCGTTCGCAACGCCTCCGATACGGGTGTAGCTCGTTGTGAAACGGGCCCCACAGATGAGCTCGAAGATGTCGTAGAGCTTCTCTCGCTCGCGGAAGGTCCAGAGGAACAGGGTCATTGCGCCAACGTCCATGCAGGTGGCGCCCATTGCCAGCAGGTGCGAGGAGATTCGCGCTAACTCGGCAACCAGGACTCGGATCCACTGGGCTCGTGGTGGAGCTTCGATGCCACAGGCGTTCTCTATCGCCAGCGCAATGGCAACGTTGTTCGACATCGGAGCAATGTAGTCCAGCCGGTCAGTGTGCGGGATGAATTCGTGGTAGGTGATGTTCTCCGCCAGCTTCTCGTAGCCACGGTGGAGGTACCCCAATTCGGGCACGCACTTGACGACCGTCTCCCCATCCAGCCGGAGCAATACTCGCAGGACTCCATGGGTTGCTGGATGCTGTGGCCCCATGTTGAGGACGAGGTCGTTCTCCAGTGGGTCTTCGAAGAGGACACTGACATCGCGGTCCAGCAATTGGCGTAGGATTTTCGCTTGCCGGACTTGCTGCACACGCTCCACGAAGGCGATCTCATCGTGCGGTCGGTGTTCCTTCATTGCAGCTCCGCTTGAGCTCTGACCGCACAAAATTATGCAGCCGATATCCCTTGGCAGCTACCGTAGCGTCAGAGAAAGGCCTTCCACAGCATGGATTCGATCGGGACAGGTTTCTTCTCGCGGTACTTGGAACTCGGGCGGCGATTGTAGGGGTTGAGCACCTCACCTTTGACCTCGAAGTAGATGAGCTGCCCAATCGGCATCCCAGCGTAGATGCGGACAGGCTTCTTGACGGAGATCTCCAAGGTCCAGTAGTTACAGAACCCCACATCTCCCTTGCCAGCAGTGGCGTGGATGTCAATTCCAAGGCGTCCGACGCTGGACTTTCCTTCTAAGAAAGGGACGTGAGCGTGCGTCTCCGTGTACTCCTCAGTGACGCCGAGGTAGAGCATGTTCGGCTGGAGGACATAGCCCTCCTCGGGGATCTCAAAGAGCTCTATCCGATTTGGCTTACGTGCATCCAGCACCTCGTCGACGTATATGCCTAGCACCTTGCCTAGGTGGACGTCGTAGCTGTTTGGTCCCAAGCACTCAGGTCGGAAAGGATCAATCACAATCAGCCCCTTGGCGATGTTCTCCAGGATCTCCTTGTCTGAGAGGATCATGCCCGTTGCTGCTCAGAACCCCTATACACTCTTGAGAGCTTCAGCGACTGCTTCCAGTGAACGGCGGGCGTCACCGAAGAGCATGTAGGTGTTAGGCTGGTAGAACAGCTCGTTCTCAACACCGGCGAACCCAGGGTTCATAGAGCGCTTGAGGACAATGACAGTGCGGGCCCGGTCGACATCCAAGATGGGCATCCCGTAAAGGGGACTGGTTGGGTCCTTGCGGGCGGCTGGATTGACGACGTCGTTAGCGCCGACGACAAGCGCTACGTCCGTGTGCTCGAATTCCGGATTGATGCGTTCCATGTCGTAGAGGAGGTCGTAGGGCACATCGGCCTCTGCGAGGAGTACGTTCATGTGCCCTGGCATTCGGCCAGCGACGGGGTGAATCGCAAATTTCACGTCAATCCCCCGCTGTTGGAGCAGGGTAGCCAGTTTCTTGACAGCGTGCTGGGCTTGGGCGACTGCCATACCGTAGCCTGGGACGATGACGACGGAGCGTGCGTAGCCCATGATGACGGCTGCGTCTTCTGCGGTCGTGGTTCGGACAACGCGGTCAGTAGCAGCTCCCTGAACTACCTCTGCACCGAAGGCTCCGAAGAGCACATTCAGCAATGAGCGGTTCATCGCCATGCACATGATGTTGGTCAGGATGAAGCCCGATGCCCCAACGAGCGTGCCTGCGATGATGAGGAGGTAGTTGTGGAGCACAAATCCTGTGCTCGCGGCGGCCAAGCCGGAGAGGGAGTTCAGGAAGGAGATCACCACCGGCATATCCGCGCCGCCGATCGGGATGACAAGCATAATCCCCAGCACAGCAGAAATGGCCAGCAATGCGTAGAAGAGGCCGGCCAGGGTGGACTCTGCCCATGTCGTCTGCTGTAGCAGTATGAGTACGGCGAGGACTACGATAGCGGCTGCCTGCAGAGCGTTCCAGCCATGGTGGAAGGGTAAGACAATTGGACGGCCGGTGATGAGCTCTTGGAGCTTTGCGAAAGCAATCAGGCTACCGGTAAACGTAACTGTGCCGATGACGACGCTAGCCTCTATCGTCCCAAGCAAGACACCAGAGGCCTGCCCGATACCGTGATGAAGCTGAAGGCGCTCCATTTCAGCGACGGCGACGAGAGCAGAGGCAGCCCCCCCGAAGCCGTTCAGGAGTGCCACCATCTGGGGCATGGCGGTCATGCGGACTGTCAGCGCCATCCCTGCTCCCAGCGCCGAACCTAAGACGACGCCGAGCAGGATCCATTCAAAGCTCACGATGCTGCGGTCCAGCAGTGTGGCGATGATACCTAGGAGCATACCGGATGCTCCGATGAGATTCCCCGATCGAGCTGTTCGGGGGGAGCTCAAGCGCTTGAGCGCTATGATGAACTTTGCTGAGGCGGCCAGGTATGCCAGGTTAATGAGCACCTCCATGGCGCTCCTCCTGGCGTTGTGGGCGGAACATTCGGAGCATTCGGTCGGTCACCAAGAAGCCTCCGACGACGTTAATCATCGCAAAGGTCACCGCTGCCACGCCCAAGAGGATCAGCACTGGGGATTCCCCACGACCGGCAATCAGTAGCGAGCCTACGATGGTAATCCCCGAGATAGCGTTGGAGCCTGACATCAAGGGCGTATGGAGTGTCGGAGGGACTTTGGAAATGACTTCGAAGCCAACGAAGGCTGCCAGTGTGAAGATGAAGATGGAGAAGAGCACCTCGGTCATCTGGGTTATCGCTCTGCTGAGACTGTCTCGTTAGCGAAGGGATAGAGCTGTCCAGCGTGGGTGAGGCAGGTCTGCCGGAGGATTTCGTCCTCGAAGTGGAGCGTAGGACGCCCGTCTTTGGTGAGTAGGCGTAGGAACTGCTCGAAGTTGCGTGCAAGCATCTGGCTGGCGTGGATGGGGATAGTAGCAGGAAGGTTCAGCGGGCCGTAAATAGCCACGCCGTTGTGCTCCTTCCACGCTCCTAACTCGGTCAGCTCGCAGTTCCCGCCAGTTTCCGCTGCCAGATCAATGATGACGCTGCCAGGTTGCATCCGCTCTACCATTTCGGCGGTGATCAGCCGAGGAGCAGGGCGTTCAGGAACGGCCGCCGTGGTGATGACGATATCTGCCCGGGCCACGTAGGTTGCTAAGGCTTCCCGTTGGCGACGCTGGACCTCTTCAGGGAGTTCGCGCGCATAACCGCCGCGTTGTTCAACGGCGTCCACTTCCAGCGTAATCGGCAGGAAGCGGGCACCAAGGCTTTCGACCTGCTCCTTAACGGCGGGACGGATATCGTAAGCCTCTACACGGGCCCCCAACCGACGGGCCGTAGCGATCGCTTGCAAGCCAGCAACTCCAGCCCCAATGACGAGCACCAGTGCCGGTGGGATCGTGCCTGCAGCCGTTACCATCATCGGCAGTAGCTTCCCAAAGCGTTCCGCGGCAACGATGACAGCCTTGTATCCCGCAAGCGAAGCCATAGAGGAGAGCACGTCCATGCCCTGTGCCCGCGAGATTCGGGGTATCCGTTCCAAGCCGAAGCAAGTAACGTTCTGCTTTCGGAGTAGCTCCAGCCGCTCAGGGTAGCGCCAGGCTTGGAGAATACCGATCAAGACCTGTCCCTCTCGCAATTGTGCAATCTCCGCCTCTGTCAGCATGTGGAGGCGCAGGAGGACATCGGCTCGGCCGACTACCTCTGCGGCAGATGGGACTACTTCAGCCCCTGCACTCTGGAAGCTTGCATCGGAATAGTGTGCTCCCTCGCCAGCACCTTGGTGTACGACAACCTTGTAGCCTTGTTGGCACAGTCGCTGGACGACTTCAGGGGTTAGGGCAACTCGTCGCTCGCCGTGTGCCTGTTCCCGTACGATGCCGATTTCCATAGACAGTTGGTCCTCTCTTAGGTATGCCGGCCCAAAATTAGCAAGAGCCGTGTCTCTTCATGAAAGCGGCTCGTGAGGCTGAGGCAGAGAAAGTAAATTTGTGGCCGCTGATGAGCAGTTCCATGGTACATTGCCGGAATCGTGTAGGCACCTTTGAAGCTCACATGCACTTGCTCCTGCTCTAAGAACTTGCCTGCCGAGGAGCATGCTTTGTGCTGAGCTGCAGCGACTCTTAAAGTTGGCCCAGCCAACGGTCTCCTGCTGTACCGAGGCCCTCTTTGCAGCCGACTTCACAGAGGCAGGAAAGCGAAGCTACCATCTAGAGATTCGGTTGAACGCGACAGCGCAGCACTTCTCTTATCCGTTGTGGATATGTCCCCTACATGCTGCCTAGTCGTGATTCGGCGGATTCCCTCAACACGGCGGCACGAAGGCCAAGGGGCCCAAGTGAGGCGGCTCTTCCCAACACTACAGCAACGCACGATTGATCCGTTTGTGCTTTTCGATGAGTTCCATGTCGTACCTCCAGCTCACTTTCCCGACCACTCCCATAGTGGTCTTGAGGTCGTTACCTACCTCATGGAAGGCGGTTTCCGGCATCGTGATAACTTAGGTAACGACAGCACCGTACTGGCCGGTGGAGCACAGCGCTTTACAGCAGGTAGCGGAATCGTACATGCCGAACATCCTGTCGGTGACCGGGTCCATGGTCTCCAGCTCTGGATTGTCTTGCCGCAAGCTCTGAAAGGGATCGAGCCATCATACCAAGCAGTGCCGCAGTTGGCGTGGGAGACACGTGATGGCGTACACCGCTGTTGGATCGTCGGTGGCTCTTCTCCAATCCGGCTTCACACCCCCGTAGAGTATTTTGCTGTGCGCCTCTCTGCGGGCCATCGGTACTGGCATATGCTGCCATCGGGATGGCAGGGGTTTGCCTACGTACTCCAAGGTGAGATCCGGCTCAACGATGTGCCCCTCCGGACTGCTGAAGGGACAGTCATTCGTGGCGAGGAACAGCTCTTCTGCACTGCGGTGCAGGATGCCCGATGGGTGCTAGCAGTAGGAAAGCCGTGGCAGGAGCCGATTCGGTTGTACGGTGGGTCGGTACTGTGAAGATGGTCTCCAGGGATTGCTCAAGGGCATGGAGTGTGGGGATAGAGGAGTTGGGCTCTTCGACAGCTTTGCAACGAACTTCAAGTCTACAAGAGACGCAGATGCGCTGCTCCGGGGAGGGGTTCCTTCTCTTGGGCAAAACATTCTGAAGAGAGCTTCCGAAGGGTTTTTGCGGTATGTCCAACTCATTTGAGGTGCTCCAATGAACGTCCTCGTGCTCATCGGTCGGATTGTGGTTGGCGGGTACTATCTCTACAACGCCCTGAATCATTTGGTCTTCGCCCCAGGCCCACTGTCGGAGTATGCCGCAGCCAAGGGGGTTCCAGCGCCGATGTTGGCCGTTATCGTTTCGGGGTTGCTACTCTTGATCGGCGGCTTGAGTATCCTGCTGGGGGTGTATACCCGCATTGGGGTATTGGCGCTCGTGCTCTTCTTCCTACCGGTGACGTTCTGGATGCATGATTTCTGGGCGATCGAAGATCCGGGGCAGCGAATGATGCAAATGGTTCAGTTCCTCAAGAACCTTGCCCTCATGGGCAGTGCACTGATGTTCTTGGCGATTCCGGAGCCGTGGCCGTACTCTGTAGCACCGAGGAAGCAGACGTAGTGGGTATCTGACCGTCACCGGCGGGCTGAGGGATGGTCGAGGTATTAGTAGTAAGTACTTGGGCGCCTTCTGTTTGGACTGTATTGGCTCTACAATGCCCTCAACCACTTGTTGATTGCACCGAAGGCACTAAGCGAGTACGCAGCATTGCACGGGGTGCCGGCACCGACGCTGGCCGTATACGTCGGCGGGATACTGCTCGCAGTAGGTGGGATAACGATCCTGTCGGGCATGTATGTCCCTGTTGGAGTTGCGGCGTTAGTCGCATTCCTGGGACTGGTCACCTTTTGGATGCACGCCTTCTGGAGGGTACGCGACCCCGTACAGCGAATGGTAGAGTTGACCCAGTTTACGAAGAACATGGCTCTCATCGGAGCAACCCTGCTGCTGTTGGCTATTCCAGAGTCGTGGTGGAAGTTAGCGGATTGAGGCCGTTGGCTGCCTCCGTCGTAGGAACAGAGTCTCGCGGTGTGAGTCGAACTGCACATGATTCACGTGGTGGGCATCGTTGGCAGCTTGCGGCGGGAGTCCTACAATCGGAAGCTGCTGCGGACGGCTCAACAGGTAGCACCGGCCGACATGGAGATTGAGGAGGTGTCGCTCGCAGGGATCCCGCTCTACAACCAGGACGAAGAGGAGCCGGTACCATCGGCGGTGCAGACGCTGAAGGAGCGGATCCGAGCGGCCGACGCGGTCGTCATAGCGACTCCGGAGTACAACCACTCCATTCCTGGGGTACTGAAGAATGCCCTTGACTGGATGTCGCATCCTCCGGCGGAGAATCCGTTCGAGAGAAAGCCTGTCGCAATTATCGGGGCGACGCTTGGGGAGTTCGGCACTCTACGGGCTCAGCTTCACTTACGCCAAGTGCTGTCATACTTGAATGCTGAGGTGCTCGCCAAACCAGAGGTGCTGGTAGCTCGTGTCCGGGAGAAAGTTGGCCAAGATGGACTCATTGTTGACCCAGTAGCACTCCAGCTCCTACAGCAGCTACTGGAGGAGTTGCGGCAGCGAGTGTTGGAGCGACGGTGGCTTTTAATGTCCTTCCATGCGCGCTGAGTCCCTCTTGGGACATGCCGGCGAACTGCTACGTCGGATGGAGCGCTCCCCACAGCCGCCAGACAGCGTTGCTCAGGACTTCTTCCGCCAGCGGACATACTTGGGGAGCAAGGAGCGCCGATTCATTGCAGAGGTGGCGTTCGCTACACTGCGATGCTGGGGAACGCTCGGATGGTGCGTAGCGCGGATTTCCCATCCCTCGGTCCCCAGGGAGCGGCTGCTGGTAGCTGCGATGGGCTACCTTGGGCCGCGGCTGGGAAACCCGCATTTGACTCCTGCTTGTGCCGCAGCTCTCCAAGCCGGTACGGTAGCTCAGCACGAGGAACTCTGGGAGCGGGTTCTGGCTGAGTCGGGATGGAAGGGGCAGGCGCGGCCGTGGCTCGAGGGGTTGTGGCGGGCGCTCTGTAGCTTGGAGCTGGAGGCAGCTAAAGTGCTTCGGCGTCCATGTCTGGAGTGGAGTCCGGAGGCATGGCAACTCATTTCGGCCGTCTGCTCTATTCCCGACTGGATCCTCCAGCGATGGCTCGAGAATCCCTGGTATGGGTGGGAGCCATCGGATGCTGTGCAACTCTGCCGTGCCCTCCTCCAGCCTGCATATCCATGCCTCCGAGTCAACGTTCTCCAGAGCTCGCGGGAAACTGTGCTGCAGTCTCTGAGAGAGCAGGGCATTTCTGCCGTCCCAACCCTATTCTCGCCGGTCGGGATACGGCTGTGGGAGCGCATCGCGCTGCATGAGCTACAGCTCCATCGGAGTGGAGTTGTGGAGGTCCAAGAAGAGGCAAGCCAACTCGTTGGGTATGCCACTGCACCGCAGTCTGATTGGCGGCTTTGGGATGCCTGTGCTGGGGCAGGTGGTAAAGCGCTCCACTTAGCGGTGTTGCAGGGGGATAGAGGTGAGATTTGGGCAACCGACATAGACCACCAACGATTGCAGGCTCTCCGGGTCCGATTGCGGCGAGCCCGTCTCAGTTCGGTGCGTCCTCTTCTTCTCCCTCGAGGGCAGCTACCACGAGCACTCCCGCACCGCTTCCACGCGGTCCTTGTAGACGCTCCATGTTCGGGACTAGGAACGGTTCGCCGTACGCCCACCCTGAAATGGCGTCTGACGCCGGAGGCGCTTGCCCGTCATCAGCGGAGACAGCGAGAACTCATAGAGCGTTACGCCGAGCGTGTCCTTCCAGGGGGCGTGCTAGTCTATGCTACCTGCTCGCTGATGCCGGAGGAGAACTTCGGAGTGGTGCGGTACTTCCTGGAACGTCAGCCAGAATGGGAGCTGGAACCCGTTTCTGAGGTCCTCCGTGCATCAGGGATTCAACTCCCGCAGGCTCCTCCTCAGTTCCCTGAGTGCCTCCTCCTCCCTTCTGTCCATGGCACCGACGGTTTCTTCATCGCCCGCCTCCGCCGTCGGAAGTGGACGGGCATGCCTCAGTCTTAATCTACGGTACACTGGCATACGCCAGCAGCGCTAGAATTTTACAGGGACTGGTTATGATGCAGGGGCCAGTCGTTACTTCTGGTAACTATAGACGAGTGGCGATGAAGGGCGCTCTGGCCCCTTTCAGCGTAGTAGCTCCCACTCTGGTGGCAAAGCCAGCAGTAGGGGCTCACGCTGACTCAATTTCTGGAGCTGGAGTGCGTGCTGTGCAGCGGTGCGGGCTTGCTGGGGTACAAGCTCCAGGAAGGCTTCTTTGAGGCGTGATAGTGCACTGCCGGAGGATCCTCCGCGTAAGGCCTCAAGCAACAGGTCAAGCGGGTCCTTGGGTTCGGGGAACTCTCGGATCGCCACAGGCTGGTCTGGCGGGATTCCCAGGCGGCGCTTAGCGATGTTGATTGCTACGGAGAGTCCTCCGAGGGTGTCCACAAGCCGCTGGCGGTAAGCATCTTCACCACTCCAGACTCGTCCTCGAGCACGCTCGCGCACTTCTTCCAGGCTCATGTTCCGTCGGACGGCGACTTTTTGGAGGAAGAGCTGGTACATCTCGGCACCAAGCTCCCGAAAGCGCTGGAGCTGGGCCTTCGGATAGGGCAAGGATGGGTCAGCGAATAGAGCACCGTCGTTCGATGTGACGGTGTCAACCGTTATACCCAGCTTTCGGATCGCGCCTGAGTAGTTCGGGAGCATAAGGATGACTCCAACAGAGCCGGTAATCGTCGTCGGGTGGGCGATAATCGTATCGCACCCCATGGCGAGGTAGTATCCTCCAGAGGCGGCCACTGGGCCCAGAGAGGCGTAGATAGGCTTGTGCTGGGCAATGCGGCGAAGCTCGGTCCAGATGGCGTCCGAGCCGAGGACGGAGCCCCCGGGGCTGTCTACTCGGAGGATGATCGCAGCGATGTCCTTGTCCTGTTCAGCTTTGCGTAGGGCCTCGATCAGGTCCTCTGCAGCGATAACAGGGGATGAGAAGGGGTTGGATTGGCGGCCAGGCACGATCGGGCCGCTTGCGTAGACGATCGCGATTGCTGGGCGGGAGGGCGCTCGTTTGTGCCAATGCTCCCAAGGCTTCGTGTCACGATAGCGGGCAACGCTGAGCAGCCGTTCCCGCATCTCCAATGTGT from Candidatus Kapaibacterium sp. includes:
- the sppA gene encoding signal peptide peptidase SppA, with the translated sequence MAADFPTRQRDSDFPTQVPPQRRKTPWWIPPLVVAGLAAVYVLLSLLLPRWLPLDDLKLPSITTGDREPSVLLLELGSLPEWRQGSVAELFGAPPQATFRETLEALRIAQSDPSIKGAYLRLSLSSTGWAQREELIEALLEFRKSGKFIYAFMEAGDERDFMLAVAADSIFMPPGGLLKLSGFSVSELFLTGLLEKLGISFHVEQFEEYKSAGEPYVRRSFSPAARSNLLELLQQRYRRFVALVEAQRKITPSELQRLLSKGVHTPDSLRAAGLIDGVAHETELLISLARRIGLKDTLEMRERLLSVARYRDTKPWEHWHKRAPSRPAIAIVYASGPIVPGRQSNPFSSPVIAAEDLIEALRKAEQDKDIAAIILRVDSPGGSVLGSDAIWTELRRIAQHKPIYASLGPVAASGGYYLAMGCDTIIAHPTTITGSVGVILMLPNYSGAIRKLGITVDTVTSNDGALFADPSLPYPKAQLQRFRELGAEMYQLFLQKVAVRRNMSLEEVRERARGRVWSGEDAYRQRLVDTLGGLSVAINIAKRRLGIPPDQPVAIREFPEPKDPLDLLLEALRGGSSGSALSRLKEAFLELVPQQARTAAQHALQLQKLSQREPLLLALPPEWELLR